In one Catenovulum adriaticum genomic region, the following are encoded:
- a CDS encoding O-acetylhomoserine aminocarboxypropyltransferase/cysteine synthase family protein, giving the protein MKLESIALHHGYEAEATTKAAAVPIYQTTSYTFDNTQHGADLNNMKVKGNIYTRIMNPTADVLEKRVAEMEGGIAGLALASGMTAITYAIQSLTESGDNIVSTSQLYGGSYTLFSHVLPRMGVNVKMVSADDFAGFDAAINDRTKAIFCESIGNPAGNVVDVAKLADIAHHHGIPLIVDNTVATPYLCKPIELGADIVVHSLTKYIGGHGTSVGGVIVDSGKFDWAADKKRFRVLNEPEPAYHNLNFAQALGELAYITRCRVVSLRITGAAIAPMNAFQILQGLETLGLRVERHCQNAQKLAAFLLKHNKVNWVNYAALPDSPYYQNCQKISGGKASGILSFGIKGGAPAGAQFIDALQMILRLVNIGDAKSLACHPASTTHRQLTPEQLKSAGVSQELVRISVGIEHIDDIIADVSQALDSVIV; this is encoded by the coding sequence ATGAAGTTAGAATCGATCGCTTTGCATCACGGATACGAAGCCGAAGCGACAACTAAGGCTGCTGCTGTGCCTATTTATCAAACCACATCTTACACGTTTGATAATACACAGCACGGAGCCGACTTAAATAACATGAAAGTTAAGGGTAATATTTATACCCGAATTATGAACCCAACCGCTGACGTGCTGGAAAAGCGTGTTGCTGAAATGGAAGGCGGAATCGCCGGCCTGGCTTTGGCATCTGGAATGACAGCCATCACTTATGCTATTCAATCGTTAACTGAATCTGGTGATAACATTGTGAGTACTAGCCAGTTATATGGCGGTAGTTACACTTTATTTTCACACGTATTACCTCGAATGGGGGTTAATGTGAAAATGGTGAGCGCTGACGATTTTGCAGGGTTTGATGCTGCAATTAACGACAGAACGAAAGCGATTTTTTGTGAATCGATAGGAAACCCAGCAGGTAATGTGGTTGATGTTGCTAAATTGGCGGACATTGCGCATCACCATGGCATACCGCTGATTGTTGATAACACGGTGGCAACCCCTTATTTATGTAAACCAATTGAGTTGGGTGCTGATATTGTGGTGCACTCTTTAACTAAATATATTGGCGGGCATGGCACCTCTGTTGGTGGGGTTATTGTCGATTCTGGTAAATTTGATTGGGCGGCAGATAAAAAGCGTTTCAGAGTGCTTAATGAGCCCGAACCTGCGTATCATAATTTAAATTTTGCCCAAGCCTTAGGCGAGCTGGCTTATATTACTCGTTGTCGGGTTGTTTCGCTTAGAATTACTGGCGCTGCAATTGCGCCTATGAATGCGTTTCAAATCTTACAAGGGTTAGAAACTTTAGGGCTTAGAGTTGAGCGCCACTGTCAAAATGCCCAAAAGCTGGCCGCATTTTTATTAAAACATAATAAAGTAAATTGGGTTAATTATGCAGCCTTGCCGGATAGCCCTTATTATCAAAATTGTCAGAAAATATCAGGTGGAAAAGCATCTGGTATTTTAAGTTTTGGTATTAAAGGCGGAGCCCCCGCCGGTGCGCAATTTATTGATGCGCTGCAAATGATATTAAGATTAGTGAACATTGGCGACGCTAAATCGTTAGCTTGCCATCCGGCGTCGACTACGCATCGCCAACTAACACCTGAGCAGTTAAAAAGTGCGGGTGTGAGCCAAGAACTCGTCAGGATTTCTGTTGGTATTGAACATATTGACGATATTATTGCCGATGTAAGCCAAGCATTAGATAGCGTGATTGTATAA
- a CDS encoding O-acetylhomoserine aminocarboxypropyltransferase/cysteine synthase family protein codes for MKLESLALHHGYESEATTKAAAVPIYQTTSYTFDNTQHGADLFDLKVPGNIYTRIMNPTTDVLEQRVTAMEGGIAGLALASGMAAITYAIQCITEVGTNIVSTSQLYGGTYNLFAHTLPRQGVDVRMVSADDIDAFDAAIDENTRAVFCESIGNPAGNVVDIKKLAEIAHKHGVPLIVDNTVATPFLCRPIELGADIVVHSLTKYIGGHGTSVGGIIIDSGKFDWVANKERFKVLNEPDPSYHGVVYTEALGAAAYIGRCRVVPLRNTGAAISPMNAFQILQGLETLGLRMERHCENAEKLAQYLSNHDKVNWVNYAALADSPYHAACQKISGGKASGILSFGIKGGAEAGTQFIDALQMILRLVNIGDAKSLACHPASTTHRQLNEDELKSAGVSTELVRISVGIENIDDIIADVSQALDAVTVS; via the coding sequence ATGAAATTAGAATCTTTAGCACTACACCACGGTTATGAATCTGAAGCGACAACCAAAGCAGCAGCTGTTCCGATTTATCAAACCACCTCGTACACTTTTGATAATACTCAGCATGGTGCTGATCTGTTCGATTTAAAAGTACCGGGCAATATTTATACTCGCATTATGAATCCAACTACAGATGTGCTTGAACAAAGAGTTACAGCAATGGAAGGTGGGATTGCAGGTTTGGCGCTGGCATCTGGGATGGCTGCTATTACCTACGCCATTCAATGTATTACTGAAGTGGGCACTAATATTGTTAGTACTTCTCAATTGTATGGCGGCACTTACAATTTATTTGCGCATACTTTACCACGCCAAGGCGTTGATGTTCGTATGGTTTCGGCAGATGATATCGATGCTTTTGATGCCGCAATAGATGAAAATACCAGAGCGGTATTTTGTGAATCTATCGGTAACCCCGCTGGTAATGTGGTTGATATTAAAAAACTGGCTGAAATAGCGCATAAACATGGCGTACCACTGATTGTTGATAATACAGTTGCAACTCCGTTTTTATGTCGACCAATTGAATTAGGTGCAGATATTGTGGTGCATTCTTTGACTAAATATATTGGCGGTCATGGCACTTCTGTCGGCGGTATTATTATAGATTCAGGCAAGTTCGATTGGGTTGCAAATAAAGAAAGGTTTAAAGTATTAAACGAACCTGATCCTTCATATCACGGTGTAGTATATACCGAAGCTTTAGGCGCGGCTGCGTATATCGGCCGGTGTCGGGTTGTACCTCTTAGAAATACAGGTGCTGCAATTTCGCCAATGAATGCTTTTCAAATTTTACAAGGCTTAGAAACACTTGGTTTGCGCATGGAGCGTCACTGTGAAAATGCAGAAAAATTAGCGCAGTATTTATCTAACCACGATAAAGTAAACTGGGTTAATTATGCAGCGCTTGCTGACAGTCCATATCATGCTGCTTGCCAAAAAATATCAGGCGGAAAAGCTTCTGGTATTTTAAGTTTTGGTATTAAAGGCGGCGCTGAAGCGGGCACTCAATTTATTGATGCGTTGCAAATGATTTTACGTTTGGTCAATATTGGTGATGCTAAATCGTTGGCTTGCCATCCAGCATCCACTACCCATAGACAACTTAATGAAGATGAATTAAAAAGTGCTGGCGTTAGCACTGAATTGGTTCGTATTTCAGTCGGTATTGAAAATATCGATGACATTATTGCCGATGTAAGCCAAGCGCTAGATGCTGTGACTGTTAGTTAA
- a CDS encoding zeta toxin family protein, whose protein sequence is MPRLRLIAGPNGSGKTTLTNELRNRYDVPLGYYVNPDEIEINLHDIESDPIKRSLLAQKLATRYRQSWLDKKESHSYESVMSHVSHLDYIKQANLLGFKTYLYYVCIADPEINIDRVDERVKLGGHPVPIDKIKSRYKRSLAQLYDMAKHCHRAYFFDNTDLLVPIAEITPKGMLDVKEKEYNEVKPVWFRDNLLIKWDKNKRRILR, encoded by the coding sequence GTGCCAAGGTTAAGGTTAATTGCTGGTCCAAATGGTTCAGGTAAAACGACCTTAACGAATGAACTGAGGAATCGATACGATGTTCCTCTAGGCTATTATGTTAATCCTGACGAAATTGAAATAAACTTGCATGATATTGAGTCCGATCCAATTAAGCGTTCTTTACTTGCCCAAAAATTAGCAACCCGATATCGGCAGTCTTGGTTAGATAAAAAAGAATCTCATAGTTATGAATCTGTTATGAGTCACGTTAGCCATTTAGATTATATTAAACAAGCTAACCTTTTGGGCTTTAAAACGTATCTTTATTATGTATGTATTGCAGATCCAGAAATCAATATTGATCGAGTAGATGAAAGAGTTAAACTAGGCGGCCATCCAGTTCCAATTGACAAAATCAAAAGCCGTTACAAGCGTAGCTTAGCCCAACTCTACGATATGGCAAAGCATTGCCATAGAGCCTATTTTTTTGATAATACAGATTTATTAGTCCCCATAGCAGAAATAACACCTAAAGGCATGCTAGACGTTAAAGAAAAAGAATATAACGAAGTTAAACCTGTTTGGTTTCGTGATAATTTACTCATTAAATGGGATAAAAATAAAAGGCGAATATTACGTTAA
- a CDS encoding DUF488 domain-containing protein, which produces MQIKIHRIYDENMPQGYHALIDRIWPRGISKEEAQLNAHWKALAPSNELRKWFDHDPDKWSDFRKKYLSELSECKPVAKECLDAVNTKNLILLYGAKDKQHTHAHVLKEYLEKLG; this is translated from the coding sequence ATGCAAATTAAAATTCACCGTATTTATGATGAAAACATGCCGCAAGGCTATCATGCTTTAATTGACCGAATATGGCCTCGCGGTATATCTAAAGAAGAAGCTCAACTCAACGCACACTGGAAAGCGTTAGCCCCGAGTAATGAACTGAGAAAATGGTTTGATCACGATCCCGATAAATGGAGCGATTTTAGAAAAAAATACTTATCTGAATTAAGTGAATGTAAGCCAGTAGCCAAAGAATGCCTTGATGCTGTTAATACCAAAAATTTAATTTTGCTTTACGGTGCAAAAGATAAACAACATACGCACGCTCATGTCTTAAAAGAGTATTTAGAAAAGTTAGGTTGA
- a CDS encoding DUF6500 family protein, translating into MRAELKAKIIQVCDKKIAAKGDSVGVSFYAFFANKNDDPELLMEAATWWIQTHQLDHFEKAAKIKAMVIEGE; encoded by the coding sequence GTGAGAGCTGAATTAAAAGCAAAAATCATCCAAGTTTGTGATAAAAAAATAGCAGCAAAAGGAGACTCTGTGGGTGTCTCCTTTTATGCTTTTTTCGCCAATAAAAACGATGATCCAGAATTATTAATGGAAGCTGCCACGTGGTGGATTCAAACACATCAACTCGACCATTTTGAAAAAGCGGCCAAAATTAAAGCTATGGTTATTGAGGGAGAGTGA
- a CDS encoding ceramidase domain-containing protein — protein MDYYCERIDLSFWSEPVNALTNLGFILAGLLAFYLMSQSSNKTPAPVHLKLLASFMVIIGVGSFLFHTLANYWSMMADIIPIYIFQVIFLWSYLRYALKFTPLQTVIGFVIFIVSVVATKVIPFDINGSEMYLPSIIILIVFSILAKVRNAKLDLALLLASLCFCISLTMRTIDQNICEQFPLGTHFGWHLFNSVVLFLLWFSLYQVQTKQSSKT, from the coding sequence ATGGATTATTACTGCGAACGAATTGATTTAAGCTTTTGGTCAGAACCCGTTAATGCTTTAACGAATTTAGGCTTTATTTTAGCTGGCCTTTTGGCATTTTATTTAATGTCTCAATCATCAAATAAAACACCCGCCCCTGTGCATTTAAAATTGCTTGCCAGTTTTATGGTCATCATTGGTGTAGGAAGCTTTTTATTTCACACCTTGGCTAATTATTGGTCGATGATGGCAGATATTATTCCTATTTATATTTTTCAGGTTATCTTTTTATGGTCTTATCTAAGGTATGCGCTTAAATTTACGCCGCTTCAAACTGTCATTGGCTTTGTGATTTTTATTGTATCTGTAGTTGCAACCAAAGTGATCCCATTTGATATAAACGGCTCTGAAATGTATCTGCCCAGCATTATTATTTTAATTGTCTTTAGTATTTTGGCTAAAGTCCGAAACGCTAAATTAGACTTGGCACTATTACTCGCCAGCTTATGTTTTTGCATATCGCTAACAATGCGCACCATAGACCAAAATATTTGCGAGCAATTTCCATTAGGCACGCACTTTGGCTGGCATTTATTTAATTCTGTGGTGCTGTTTTTACTTTGGTTTAGCTTGTACCAAGTGCAAACAAAGCAATCGTCGAAGACTTAA
- the trmH gene encoding tRNA (guanosine(18)-2'-O)-methyltransferase TrmH — MTPDRLKRIQDMLKNRQPDLTVCLEEVHKTHNLSAIVRTADSIGIHEVHAILAGKDSRVRSGTARGSQNWVKMNVHDNIETAVSQFKQQGMQVLATSLSERSVDYRKIDYTRPTAIIYGQEKYGISDAALELADQHIIIPMLGMAESLNVSVANGLILYEAMQQREAANMYGQSRLPKSEEQRILFERGHPVFAEICRQKQLSYPFINEQGEIEASDDWWQKLQTHKSSW, encoded by the coding sequence ATGACTCCAGATAGATTAAAACGCATTCAGGATATGCTGAAAAACAGACAACCCGATTTAACTGTTTGTTTAGAAGAGGTACATAAAACCCATAATTTATCTGCCATAGTCCGAACTGCAGACTCAATTGGTATTCATGAAGTGCATGCCATTTTAGCTGGAAAAGATTCACGGGTGCGTTCAGGCACAGCCCGAGGTAGTCAAAATTGGGTAAAAATGAATGTTCACGACAATATTGAAACCGCCGTTAGTCAATTTAAGCAACAAGGCATGCAAGTTTTAGCCACTAGTTTATCTGAGCGCTCAGTTGATTATCGAAAAATTGATTATACTCGGCCAACCGCGATCATTTATGGGCAAGAAAAATACGGTATTTCAGATGCGGCACTAGAGCTTGCCGACCAGCATATTATTATTCCTATGCTTGGCATGGCTGAATCGCTTAATGTGTCGGTTGCCAACGGATTAATTCTATACGAAGCCATGCAGCAACGAGAAGCGGCAAATATGTATGGCCAATCGCGCTTGCCTAAATCAGAAGAGCAGCGTATTTTATTTGAGCGAGGGCATCCAGTTTTTGCTGAGATATGTCGTCAAAAACAACTATCTTACCCATTTATAAATGAGCAAGGTGAAATTGAAGCCAGCGATGATTGGTGGCAAAAATTACAAACCCATAAATCAAGTTGGTAG
- a CDS encoding RidA family protein: MSKQVISTKKAPAAIGTYSQAVKVGGTVYLSGQIPLIPESMEMITSGFVDEAHQVFKNLQAVCEAAGGTLNDLAKVNIYLTDLDNFAQVNEVMAQYFTQPYPARAAIGISQLPKGAQIEIDGILDIPGIN, encoded by the coding sequence ATGTCTAAACAAGTAATTTCAACTAAAAAAGCACCCGCTGCGATTGGTACATACAGCCAAGCCGTAAAAGTGGGTGGAACCGTTTATTTATCAGGCCAAATTCCGTTAATTCCTGAAAGTATGGAAATGATCACTAGTGGTTTTGTAGATGAAGCTCATCAAGTATTTAAAAACTTACAAGCAGTTTGTGAAGCAGCAGGCGGCACTTTAAATGACTTAGCAAAAGTGAACATTTATTTAACTGATTTAGATAACTTTGCCCAGGTAAATGAAGTGATGGCGCAATACTTTACTCAGCCTTATCCAGCTCGTGCTGCGATTGGGATTAGCCAATTACCCAAAGGCGCACAAATTGAAATTGACGGCATATTAGATATTCCGGGTATTAATTAA
- a CDS encoding SbcC/MukB-like Walker B domain-containing protein, translating into MKILSLTLKNLNSLKGHWHVDFQQEPFASNGLFVITGATGAGKSTLLDAICLALYHQTPRLQVSASNNEIMTRHTPECMAEVEFSVKGVGYRATWQQRRARNSAEGNLQPAKATLALISDGKIIADKLSEVRQKIEQISGLDFARFTKSMLLSQGKFAEFLNASGKDRAELLEELTGTEIYSQISRQVYLNYKDSKTHLEKLELQAQSVELLSETEKAQLQSEQTELAQSKLSLKQNLDKHIQLKQLIEQLETAEKNLNLANTELAHTQQSLQNFKPKQTTLEQAMPANKLKPIYQAQQKLEQQAQQNKNQQTELNKQLSQLETRQQSQIAQLTTKQTELTTRKTQQAEQNQLIDEKIEPLDNQINRINTQLEPLNQQLIQLSPELARHQTEKTQLQNALNHNQQQQKELQVWLNKHSNLAGLSLDKLEYWQTQNTQIKQLTDNEQVLAEKLNQLHHHKTDTDKTLIQLENQIRQINQQIDDKNRQIANVQQQLSETLSGQTLNEFKQKLDALSQTQTSRQTLLYQLNQWQILTDKQLKTKQSITHWQQQVDQQTPIVKSLRSQYKSIKQQVSDLTQLLKQQAVIASLAEHRNALQAKQACPLCGSTEHPFVEEYQSINENETQHRLDQLKQDLERVEQQGQSGSQQLTTFEQQLKFNQEQQAELNQQLKQIELLCMELSTCLKLDHFTNGFNTDNIQPLMTQLSDDDQQQAELAKILKQAELDEQNLTQQQNQLTDLQNKLAQCQLNEQHHQENKQSQTQQQTELNHQTLELAEQKQQIKLSLTDEFSQYQLDSTQLNSSAHEHNLSDYLTELNQIMTRFEQNQTKLSDINHQQEKQTQALTYLQQTQTKLTQQIEQIKQQIDELKQQLKNLSKQRVELFGEQSIKSAKAQMQQQVEQLEQSYRQAEKNTQQTESDKQSISSQLNLLTEQNHHLQSELTQAKLDWQNALAQSQFTSIEQWQNACLTDDEISQLQAEFERLKQNQLAAKSQLNNHQVQFEQLTSKLTQLDTASAQSVEQLTQKVAELDDQLNQTQLNLGEIQQKLSSDQARQNKQQDLIKMLTNYQKQHQDWAQLNDLIGSAEGDKFRKYAQGLTLEQLVYLANNQLNRLHSRYQLQRKTNENLELEVIDTWQADTIRDTKTLSGGESFLVSLALALGLSDLVSHKTSIDSLFLDEGFGTLDADTLDTALNALDMLNASGKMIGVISHIDALKERIPVQIKVIKGNGLGVSRLEF; encoded by the coding sequence ATGAAAATCCTCAGTTTAACCCTTAAAAACCTCAATTCACTTAAAGGCCATTGGCATGTGGATTTTCAACAAGAGCCTTTTGCCAGCAATGGCTTATTTGTTATTACCGGGGCGACAGGTGCAGGTAAAAGCACATTGTTAGATGCCATTTGTTTAGCTTTGTATCATCAAACACCGCGGCTTCAAGTATCGGCCAGCAATAACGAAATTATGACCCGCCATACGCCCGAGTGTATGGCCGAGGTTGAGTTTTCAGTTAAAGGTGTCGGCTATCGCGCGACTTGGCAGCAAAGACGGGCCAGAAATTCAGCCGAGGGAAATTTACAACCTGCCAAAGCAACTTTAGCATTAATCAGCGATGGTAAAATTATTGCCGATAAACTCAGTGAGGTCAGACAAAAAATTGAGCAAATTTCAGGTTTAGATTTTGCTCGATTTACAAAATCTATGTTGCTATCTCAGGGTAAATTTGCTGAATTTTTAAATGCCAGTGGTAAAGACAGGGCTGAATTGCTAGAAGAGCTAACGGGCACAGAAATTTACAGCCAAATATCCCGCCAAGTTTATCTCAATTACAAAGACAGTAAAACGCATCTAGAAAAATTAGAGCTACAAGCTCAAAGTGTCGAGCTACTTAGCGAAACCGAAAAAGCTCAACTGCAAAGTGAACAAACTGAACTGGCACAAAGCAAGCTTAGCCTAAAACAAAATTTAGATAAGCACATTCAATTAAAGCAGCTCATTGAACAGCTTGAAACCGCTGAAAAAAACCTTAACTTAGCAAATACTGAGCTTGCCCACACACAACAAAGCTTGCAAAACTTTAAGCCTAAGCAAACAACATTAGAACAGGCGATGCCCGCCAACAAGCTTAAGCCAATTTATCAGGCTCAACAAAAGTTAGAGCAGCAAGCCCAGCAAAATAAAAATCAGCAAACCGAACTGAACAAGCAGTTATCCCAGCTTGAGACGCGACAACAAAGCCAAATCGCTCAGCTAACCACTAAACAAACAGAGTTAACCACACGAAAAACACAACAAGCTGAGCAAAATCAATTAATTGACGAAAAAATAGAACCGCTGGATAATCAAATTAACCGTATCAATACTCAACTTGAGCCGCTTAATCAGCAGTTAATTCAACTTTCACCAGAGTTAGCTCGTCATCAAACCGAAAAAACGCAATTACAAAACGCATTAAATCATAATCAACAACAGCAAAAAGAATTGCAGGTTTGGCTTAATAAACATTCGAATTTAGCGGGGTTAAGCCTAGATAAGCTAGAATATTGGCAAACGCAAAATACGCAAATCAAGCAGTTAACTGACAATGAACAAGTGCTAGCTGAAAAGCTAAACCAGCTTCACCACCATAAAACAGATACAGATAAAACTTTAATTCAGCTTGAAAACCAAATTCGTCAAATTAATCAGCAAATAGACGATAAAAACAGACAAATCGCCAATGTACAGCAACAGCTTTCCGAAACCTTGTCAGGTCAAACCCTGAACGAATTTAAACAAAAATTAGACGCGTTAAGTCAAACACAAACCAGCAGGCAAACCCTGTTATATCAACTTAATCAATGGCAAATCTTAACGGATAAACAGCTTAAAACTAAACAAAGCATTACACATTGGCAGCAACAAGTTGATCAGCAAACTCCAATCGTTAAATCACTGAGATCGCAATATAAATCAATTAAACAGCAAGTTAGTGATTTGACCCAACTCCTTAAACAGCAAGCAGTTATTGCTTCTTTAGCTGAGCACAGAAACGCATTACAAGCAAAACAAGCCTGCCCTTTGTGTGGTTCAACTGAGCATCCCTTCGTTGAGGAATATCAGTCAATTAATGAAAACGAGACACAACACAGGTTAGACCAATTAAAACAAGACCTTGAGCGAGTTGAACAACAAGGCCAAAGTGGTTCACAACAACTCACAACCTTTGAACAACAACTAAAATTTAATCAAGAGCAGCAAGCAGAGCTTAATCAGCAGCTTAAACAAATTGAGCTGCTTTGCATGGAATTATCTACTTGCTTAAAACTGGATCATTTCACCAATGGCTTTAATACAGACAATATCCAACCGTTAATGACTCAACTCAGCGACGACGACCAACAGCAAGCCGAGCTTGCAAAAATACTAAAACAAGCAGAATTAGATGAACAAAATTTAACTCAGCAGCAAAACCAACTCACGGATTTACAAAATAAATTAGCTCAGTGCCAACTTAATGAGCAACATCATCAAGAGAATAAACAGTCTCAAACGCAACAACAAACTGAGTTAAATCATCAAACGTTAGAGTTAGCAGAGCAAAAGCAACAAATAAAGCTTTCACTTACCGATGAATTTTCACAATATCAATTAGATAGCACACAATTAAACTCATCTGCTCATGAGCACAATTTATCGGATTATTTAACCGAGCTAAATCAAATTATGACTCGCTTCGAACAAAACCAAACGAAGCTATCAGACATTAATCACCAACAAGAAAAACAAACCCAAGCGCTAACTTACCTACAACAAACACAAACTAAGCTAACTCAACAAATTGAGCAAATAAAACAGCAAATCGATGAATTAAAGCAACAACTAAAAAACCTATCAAAACAGAGAGTTGAGTTATTTGGGGAGCAATCCATTAAGTCAGCTAAAGCACAAATGCAGCAGCAAGTTGAGCAGTTAGAGCAAAGCTATCGTCAGGCTGAAAAAAATACACAACAAACAGAATCTGACAAACAAAGCATTTCAAGCCAACTCAATTTATTAACCGAGCAAAATCACCATTTGCAAAGCGAGTTAACTCAAGCAAAATTGGATTGGCAAAATGCATTAGCCCAAAGCCAATTTACGAGCATTGAGCAGTGGCAAAATGCCTGTTTAACCGACGATGAAATTAGCCAATTACAGGCTGAATTTGAGCGGCTTAAACAAAACCAACTAGCAGCCAAAAGCCAACTAAATAACCATCAAGTTCAGTTTGAACAACTTACTAGCAAACTAACTCAGCTAGATACGGCTTCAGCACAAAGTGTTGAACAACTAACCCAAAAAGTGGCAGAGCTAGATGATCAACTTAACCAGACTCAATTAAATTTAGGCGAAATTCAACAAAAGTTAAGCAGTGACCAAGCTCGCCAAAACAAACAGCAAGACTTAATCAAAATGCTGACAAACTACCAAAAACAGCATCAAGATTGGGCACAGCTCAATGATTTAATTGGTTCTGCGGAGGGCGATAAATTTAGAAAATACGCTCAAGGTTTAACATTAGAGCAGCTCGTTTATTTGGCTAATAATCAACTTAACCGCTTGCATAGCCGCTACCAGTTACAACGAAAAACCAATGAAAATTTAGAGCTAGAAGTAATAGATACTTGGCAAGCCGATACCATTCGTGACACAAAAACCTTATCGGGTGGTGAGAGCTTTTTAGTAAGCTTAGCGCTTGCGCTCGGTTTATCTGATTTAGTCAGCCATAAAACCAGTATAGACTCACTCTTTTTAGATGAAGGCTTTGGCACGCTTGATGCCGATACCCTAGACACAGCTTTAAATGCACTCGATATGTTAAACGCTAGCGGCAAAATGATTGGGGTGATCAGCCACATAGACGCATTAAAAGAGCGTATTCCTGTACAGATAAAAGTCATAAAAGGTAACGGTTTAGGCGTGAGTCGACTGGAATTTTAA